A genomic stretch from Theobroma cacao cultivar B97-61/B2 chromosome 4, Criollo_cocoa_genome_V2, whole genome shotgun sequence includes:
- the LOC18603319 gene encoding uncharacterized protein LOC18603319, giving the protein MRNMNVLAPFQLLELNVISAQDLEPVSRRKMRTYAVAWVHPQRKLSTRIDNLGHTNPTWNDKFVFRVDDEFLHGDTSAVMIELYAVHWFRDIHVGTVRVIVGNLISPPTSRPRHRHEVQIGMRFVALQVWRPSGRPQGILNIGVALLDSSMRSMPLYMQMGSSAVGYRHLMGEEIQSSNNNNNNNPSITSKSNNPQLLLNGLIKPMLRRTKSDSSSMFSSDLKSKRSIKGGSVVNGGSMVNGGSIVNGSEIGKTYRINSRGSSMVNYTFEKSKLGKPSSIINGSQDPGKKGSEVTGLSKKIDKGTNEKNGPKAVVKSSAAKSPGGFKYNGLDYGAPRKMGGGTFCTDSELGPSPSEVAAAMARNMYPNRMDETESSLVDEWSLDGSIEGLRSKLDRWRTELPPVYDRGEFSSYLSSGIPTTTKKTRHVRRHTVNEGLFSCFGNVCGCEISISCGPSGAAAAAREKGKLRRTHSTDNLSFL; this is encoded by the coding sequence ATGAGGAATATGAACGTTTTAGCACCATTCCAGCTGTTGGAGCTCAATGTGATCTCGGCCCAGGACTTGGAGCCCGTAAGTCGTCGCAAAATGCGGACCTACGCGGTGGCTTGGGTGCATCCGCAACGCAAGCTGTCGACCCGAATCGACAACCTAGGCCACACCAACCCGACGTGGAACGACAAATTCGTTTTCCGCGTCGACGACGAGTTCCTCCACGGTGACACGTCGGCCGTCATGATCGAACTCTACGCCGTCCATTGGTTCCGCGACATCCACGTGGGAACCGTCCGGGTCATCGTCGGAAACCTCATATCGCCGCCTACGTCTCGGCCGCGCCATCGCCACGAAGTCCAGATAGGGATGAGGTTCGTGGCGCTTCAGGTTTGGAGGCCATCGGGTCGGCCCCAAGGGATTTTGAACATTGGGGTGGCGTTGCTTGATAGTTCAATGAGGAGCATGCCTTTGTATATGCAAATGGGGTCGTCGGCGGTCGGGTATCGGCATTTGATGGGTGAGGAGATTCAAAGCtccaataataataataataataatcctTCCATCACTAGCAAAAGCAATAACCCTCAGCTTTTGCTTAATGGGCTAATCAAACCCATGCTCCGACGAACCAAGAGTGATTCGAGTTCGATGTTCTCGTCAGATTTAAAGAGCAAGAGATCCATTAAAGGCGGGTCAGTGGTTAATGGGGGCTCAATGGTTAATGGTGGGTCAATCGTTAACGGGTCAGAAATTGGGAAAACCTATAGAATTAATTCAAGGGGAAGTTCCATGGTAAATTACACATTTGAGAAGAGTAAACTGGGAAAACCAAGTTCCATTATTAACGGGTCCCAGGATCCAGGAAAAAAAGGTTCGGAAGTTACGGGGCTGTCCAAGAAAATAGACAAGGGGACCAACGAGAAAAACGGTCCAAAAGCTGTGGTGAAATCATCAGCCGCCAAGTCACCGGGTGGGTTTAAATATAACGGGTTGGATTACGGGGCTCCAAGAAAAATGGGTGGGGGTACATTTTGCACCGATTCAGAGTTGGGTCCATCCCCATCCGAGGTGGCAGCAGCCATGGCCAGAAACATGTACCCCAACAGAATGGATGAGACAGAGAGCTCCTTGGTGGACGAGTGGAGTCTAGATGGGAGCATCGAGGGGCTTCGGTCAAAGCTGGACAGGTGGAGAACCGAACTCCCACCAGTGTACGACCGAGGTGAATTTTCTAGTTACCTGTCTAGCGGGATTCCTACAACCACCAAAAAAACCAGACATGTTCGAAGACACACTGTCAATGAGGGTTTGTTTTCATGTTTTGGTAACGTTTGTGGATGTGAAATCTCCATTTCTTGTGGGCCTAGTGGggcagcagcagcagctaGAGAAAAGGGCAAGTTGCGCCGAACCCATTCCACGGATAACTTGAGTTTCCTTTGA
- the LOC18603320 gene encoding auxin-responsive protein IAA13 isoform X1, whose amino-acid sequence MEGGLVLLGGGGGGGSGSGGGSSGVSTNESAVSKVEVVSEASSYPAESELELGLGLSLGGSGGATGKTKVGTSSWGECGRILTAKDFPSVVSHRANNGGPSVSVSGTKRAAESVSHEGGSPTGVSSQVVGWPPIRAYRMNSLVNQAKAPRAEDDGIGEKDKAKDSFKKKPYNGNKINSAVNEKGHLGFVKVNMDGIPIGRKVDLNAHSCYESLAQALEDMFLRSAPTINSIGAEKEQVTKPSKLLDGSSEFVLTYEDKEGDWMLVGDVPWRMFLSSVRRLRIMRTSEANGLAPRFHDRNERQRSKPI is encoded by the exons ATGGAAGGTGGCTTAGTTTTActtggtggtggtggtggtggtggtagtGGCAGTGGTGGTGGTTCTTCTGGGGTTTCTACGAATGAGTCAGCAGTGTCAAAAGTGGAGGTTGTTTCTGAGGCAAGTTCATATCCAGCTGAGAGTGAGCTGGAGCTAGGCCTGGGGCTGAGCCTTGGTGGTAGTGGTGGTGCTACGGGGAAGACTAAGGTCGGTACTTCTTCATGGGGCGAGTGTGGTAGAATCTTGACTGCAAAGGACTTCCCTTCAGTGGTTTCTCATAGAGCTAATAATGGTGGTCCTTCTGTTTCTGTTTCTGGGACCAAGAGAGCTGCTGAGTCTGTCTCTCATGAGGGTGGATCTCCGACTGGTGTCAG CAGTCAAGTTGTGGGATGGCCACCCATAAGGGCTTATAGGATGAATAGCTTGGTTAACCAAGCAAAGGCTCCAAGAGCTGAAGATGATGGAATTGGGGAAAAGGATAAAGCCAAGGattcttttaaaaagaaaCCTTACAATGGtaacaaaatcaattctgCTGTTAATGAAAAAGGGCATCTTGGGTTTGTTAAGGTAAATATGGATGGAATTCCAATAGGAAGGAAGGTGGATTTGAATGCTCATTCATGCTATGAGAGTTTGGCCCAAGCACTGGAAGATATGTTTCTTAGATCTGCTCCAACTATTAACTCAATTG GTGCAGAGAAGGAACAAGTAACGAAGCCCTCTAAGCTTTTGGATGGATCATCTGAATTTGTTCTGACTTATGAAGACAAAGAGGGAGACTGGATGCTTGTAGGAGATGTCCCATGGAG GATGTTTCTCAGCTCAGTCAGAAGGCTCCGAATCATGAGGACATCTGAGGCCAATGGACTTG
- the LOC18603320 gene encoding auxin-responsive protein IAA13 isoform X2 → MEGGLVLLGGGGGGGSGSGGGSSGVSTNESAVSKVEVVSEASSYPAESELELGLGLSLGGSGGATGKTKVGTSSWGECGRILTAKDFPSVVSHRANNGGPSVSVSGTKRAAESVSHEGGSPTGVSQVVGWPPIRAYRMNSLVNQAKAPRAEDDGIGEKDKAKDSFKKKPYNGNKINSAVNEKGHLGFVKVNMDGIPIGRKVDLNAHSCYESLAQALEDMFLRSAPTINSIGAEKEQVTKPSKLLDGSSEFVLTYEDKEGDWMLVGDVPWRMFLSSVRRLRIMRTSEANGLAPRFHDRNERQRSKPI, encoded by the exons ATGGAAGGTGGCTTAGTTTTActtggtggtggtggtggtggtggtagtGGCAGTGGTGGTGGTTCTTCTGGGGTTTCTACGAATGAGTCAGCAGTGTCAAAAGTGGAGGTTGTTTCTGAGGCAAGTTCATATCCAGCTGAGAGTGAGCTGGAGCTAGGCCTGGGGCTGAGCCTTGGTGGTAGTGGTGGTGCTACGGGGAAGACTAAGGTCGGTACTTCTTCATGGGGCGAGTGTGGTAGAATCTTGACTGCAAAGGACTTCCCTTCAGTGGTTTCTCATAGAGCTAATAATGGTGGTCCTTCTGTTTCTGTTTCTGGGACCAAGAGAGCTGCTGAGTCTGTCTCTCATGAGGGTGGATCTCCGACTGGTGTCAG TCAAGTTGTGGGATGGCCACCCATAAGGGCTTATAGGATGAATAGCTTGGTTAACCAAGCAAAGGCTCCAAGAGCTGAAGATGATGGAATTGGGGAAAAGGATAAAGCCAAGGattcttttaaaaagaaaCCTTACAATGGtaacaaaatcaattctgCTGTTAATGAAAAAGGGCATCTTGGGTTTGTTAAGGTAAATATGGATGGAATTCCAATAGGAAGGAAGGTGGATTTGAATGCTCATTCATGCTATGAGAGTTTGGCCCAAGCACTGGAAGATATGTTTCTTAGATCTGCTCCAACTATTAACTCAATTG GTGCAGAGAAGGAACAAGTAACGAAGCCCTCTAAGCTTTTGGATGGATCATCTGAATTTGTTCTGACTTATGAAGACAAAGAGGGAGACTGGATGCTTGTAGGAGATGTCCCATGGAG GATGTTTCTCAGCTCAGTCAGAAGGCTCCGAATCATGAGGACATCTGAGGCCAATGGACTTG